The Populus nigra chromosome 19, ddPopNigr1.1, whole genome shotgun sequence genome includes a window with the following:
- the LOC133680488 gene encoding Holliday junction resolvase MOC1, chloroplastic-like isoform X1: METLQIRPQDLQSLKPKFMNTRFLRLVIKPLNPFLSTLKPFCTTNSSTPLPLKKTILSRNRVKVREKVADVAQLKQNWLDSLTFPLPNETETTNLGGDDLARNNVGPNWVIGVDPDVSGALALLKIDESGCSAQVFDSPHLKVMVGKGIRKRLDVKSIVQLIRSFDAPIGTTAYVEQSTPFPQDGKQGWWSGGFGYGLWIGVLVASGFSVVPVPSMTWKSDLELAGGRCTKDDSRRIASTLFPSLSPLLERKKDHGRCLLNYIAISWIPPTSLRCSFSCLLCQNDKMLLVKEASFYITSIPPSSY, translated from the exons ATGGAAACCCTCCAGATTAGACCACAAGACCTGCAATCTCTAAAACCCAAATTCATGAACACACGCTTTTTAAGACTCGTCATCAAACCCTTGAACCCTTTTTTATCCACCCTAAAACCCTTCTGCACTACAAACTCTTCAACCCCTCTTCCTCTAAAAAAGACCATACTTTCAAGAAACAGAGTAAAGGTTAGGGAAAAAGTAGCCGATGTTGCCCAACTTAAACAGAATTGGTTAGACTCTCTCACTTTTCCTTTACCTAACGAGACTGAGACTACAAATTTGGGCGGAGATGATTTGGCCCGGAATAATGTGGGTCCCAATTGGGTTATTGGTGTTGACCCTGATGTTTCCGGTGCTTTGGCACTATTGAAAATCGATGAGTCAGGTTGCTCTGCTCAG GTGTTTGATTCCCCTCACTTGAAAGTAATGGTTGGAAAAGGAATTCGGAAGCGATTAGATGTTAAGTCTATTGTTCAATTGATTCGTAGTTTTGATGCTCCGATTG GAACTACTGCATATGTAGAACAATCAACCCCATTCCCACAAGATGGGAAACAG GGGTGGTGGAGTGGAGGATTTGGTTATGGATTATGGATAGGGGTGTTAGTTGCCTCAGGGTTCTCTGTAGTTCCAGTACCATCTATGACATGGAAGAGTGATCTTGAACTTGCTGGAGGCAGGTGTACTAAG GATGATAGCCGAAGAATCGCATCAACATTATTTCCATCATTGAGTCCCTTgctagaaaggaaaaaagatcaTGGTAGATGTCTCCTGAATTATATTGCCATTTCATGGATTCCACCAACAAGCCTGCGATGCTCTTTTAGTTGTCTGTTGTGCCAAAACGACAAAATGCTCCTTGTTAAAGAAGCTTCCTTTTATATCACTAGCATACCCCCAAGCAGTTActaa
- the LOC133679697 gene encoding F-box protein At2g26850-like gives MLLYLFITCFSFILFLKPLPLKPLLPWASEIRLLSFWFLKDLFLFSYLGSLRNTLLKVFYINIIPLKTSIKKMSLSSSARAEKSALDDETGGMSVLDLPELALECVLERLPPAGLCSMAGVCTSLRERCVSDHLWEKHMKHKWGRVIGPAAYREWQWHLASRKDLGSCKQGKPKGFMRLLSIFWPSSWSTPKVDPVNNSRQRSSLPVNSIMSWYLALETGKFWFPAQVFNRENGHVGFMLSCYDAELNYDPRTDTFQARYPPHGRRAISIESGVPWERLRAPSVDTSPHDLHISDCLHDLLPGDHIEIQWRRNKEFPYGWWYGVVGHLESCDGNENYCRCHNSDTVVLEFHQYTPGSRWRSTTVNRKEHREEGNEADGFYGGIRKLYKNEEISRWKRLWPTEVLE, from the exons ATGCTACTTTACTTATTCATCACTTGTTTCTCCTTCATCCTATTTTTAAAGCCCCTCCCTCTCAAGCCTTTGCTTCCATGGGCAAGTGAAATAAGATTGCTGTCATTCTGGTTCTTGAAGGACTTGTTTCTCTTCTCTTATTTAGGTTCATTGAGGAATACccttttgaaagttttttatatcaatataattcctttaaaaacatcaattaagaAGATGAGTCTAAGTTCAAGTGCAAGAGCAGAAAAAAGCGCTCTTGATGACGAGACTGGAGGGATGTCTGTTTTGGACTTGCCTGAATTGGCCTTGGAATGTGTTCTTGAGAGGTTACCTCCTGCTGGGCTCTGCAGCATGGCAGGTGTCTGTACTTCTTTGAGGGAAAGGTGTGTGAGTGATCATTTATGGGAAAAGCATATGAAGCATAAATGGGGCAGGGTTATTGGCCCTGCTGCTTATAGGGAGTGGCAATGGCATTTAGCTTCGAGAAAGGATCTCGGGAGTTGCAAACAAGGCAAGCCAAAAGGGTTTATGAGGCTTCTGTCTATTTTTTGGCCTTCTTCATGGAGTACACCTAAGGTCGATCCCGTTAACAATAGCAGGCAGAGGAGTTCTTTGCCTGTTAATTCAATCATGTCCTGGTACCTTGCTCTTGAGACTGGCAAGTTCTGGTTCCCTGCTCAAGTCTTTAACCGTGAG AACGGGCACGTTGGATTCATGTTATCATGCTATGACGCTGAACTTAACTATGATCCCCGGACGGATACATTTCAAGCCAG GTACCCACCACATGGAAGGAGAGCAATTTCCATAGAGAGCGGTGTGCCATGGGAAAGGCTTAGAGCGCCATCTGTTGATACCTCTCCACATGATCTACATATCTCTGATTGCTTGCATGATTTACTCCCTGGCGATCACATTGAGATTCAGTGGAGAAGAAACAAAGAATTTCCTTATG GTTGGTGGTATGGCGTTGTAGGTCACTTGGAATCATGTGATGGAAATGAAAATTATTGTCGGTGTCATAATAGCG ACACTGTAGTGTTGGAGTTCCACCAGTACACTCCTGGCTCACGGTGGAGAAGCACTACGGTCAACAGGAAGGAGCATCGGGAGGAGGGGAATGAGGCAGATGGATTTTATGGAGGGATTAGAAAGCTATATAAGAATGAAGAAATTTCCAGGTGGAAGAGGCTTTGGCCGACGGAAGTGTTGGAATAG
- the LOC133680488 gene encoding Holliday junction resolvase MOC1, chloroplastic-like isoform X2, whose amino-acid sequence METLQIRPQDLQSLKPKFMNTRFLRLVIKPLNPFLSTLKPFCTTNSSTPLPLKKTILSRNRVKVREKVADVAQLKQNWLDSLTFPLPNETETTNLGGDDLARNNVGPNWVIGVDPDVSGALALLKIDESGCSAQVFDSPHLKVMVGKGIRKRLDVKSIVQLIRSFDAPIGTTAYVEQSTPFPQDGKQGWWSGGFGYGLWIGVLVASGFSVVPVPSMTWKSDLELAGGRCTKDDSRRIASTLFPSLSPLLERKKDHGRAEALLIAAYGKGMKLKNSSSVIDELP is encoded by the exons ATGGAAACCCTCCAGATTAGACCACAAGACCTGCAATCTCTAAAACCCAAATTCATGAACACACGCTTTTTAAGACTCGTCATCAAACCCTTGAACCCTTTTTTATCCACCCTAAAACCCTTCTGCACTACAAACTCTTCAACCCCTCTTCCTCTAAAAAAGACCATACTTTCAAGAAACAGAGTAAAGGTTAGGGAAAAAGTAGCCGATGTTGCCCAACTTAAACAGAATTGGTTAGACTCTCTCACTTTTCCTTTACCTAACGAGACTGAGACTACAAATTTGGGCGGAGATGATTTGGCCCGGAATAATGTGGGTCCCAATTGGGTTATTGGTGTTGACCCTGATGTTTCCGGTGCTTTGGCACTATTGAAAATCGATGAGTCAGGTTGCTCTGCTCAG GTGTTTGATTCCCCTCACTTGAAAGTAATGGTTGGAAAAGGAATTCGGAAGCGATTAGATGTTAAGTCTATTGTTCAATTGATTCGTAGTTTTGATGCTCCGATTG GAACTACTGCATATGTAGAACAATCAACCCCATTCCCACAAGATGGGAAACAG GGGTGGTGGAGTGGAGGATTTGGTTATGGATTATGGATAGGGGTGTTAGTTGCCTCAGGGTTCTCTGTAGTTCCAGTACCATCTATGACATGGAAGAGTGATCTTGAACTTGCTGGAGGCAGGTGTACTAAG GATGATAGCCGAAGAATCGCATCAACATTATTTCCATCATTGAGTCCCTTgctagaaaggaaaaaagatcaTG GAAGAGCTGAGGCTTTACTCATTGCTGCATATGGAAAAGGCATGAAGTTGAAGAACTCATCTTCTGTCATAGATGAATTGCCTTAA